The genomic segment CGGAAATAGACGCTCAAGGATCGCGTCACGGCCCAGTTGAGATTGAGACCCCAGTCCCAGTTCGGTATTGGCGTAAGTGCCGCCAATATCGAATAAGTAATCGACGAGCACCGCCTCACCATCGAGGATGCTTCCAGAGAGCAGACTTTGCACGCGGGTCGAGTTCCCGATAATCGTCAACACGTAATCGATGCCTTCGATGAAGACCTGCGTGCGTGACGCATTTGTGACGACCACGCTGCCCGCTGTCACCCGTGCCTGCAGGAGCGCGGCCGGTGCTGTGCCATTCAACACAATGCGCTCGCCAACGATGGCGGTCTTGGCGCCACTCGCGGTTTGGGTGCGCTGGTCATAGCGTACTGAGTAGCTCATTTGGCCCAGTTCCCGATGGCAGCGCATGTTCGTAGCGCGCCGAGCCATCGATGCCTTGTGTGTGAGCCTGACTGCGGCGCGCGGGTATTGATGTTGCGCAGGCTGGCGCTCAGGCCCGAGTTCTTGCTGGCCGTCCAGGTCGCACCGACAATAGCGGAATTCACCTGCGTGGCGCGTTCATCCTGCCGGTTATCGCTGAAAAAATAGTTGGCAAAGGATTGCCATTTGCTCGAATGGACGCCGCGGTAGTTGAGCAGAAACCGAAAGTCGTCGAGCTTGGGCGTCTTGCCTTTCGTTCCAGCGAGAGTGTATTTTTGGGTGGAGTATGCAATGTTGTTGTTAGATCGTATTGCCGCTCTTTCCCCAACCTGAGATGGGTGTCGACGCGCTGAGGCTGTGCGAATCTGATGGGAGCTCTGGATCGGTAATTTGGAACTGCCGCTTGCCGATACCTGTTTCTGCGCGTTGTAACCGAAATGTGTAGTCCCAACATTCCACAAGGCACGGTCCAGTTTGAGCGACAGTCGATCAATACGGTTGTCCACGACACGTTCGACACTGCTGCCTTTGTCGTGCGTCCGGTTCGCCTCGAAGTAGACCGGCACCGGCGTCAACGGCGCCAGCAGCGAGAACGTCAGGCCGTATTTGTCGGATTGCTGTGAAACTTCGCCGGGACTCAATGACTGGGTCGGGTTGAGGTGATCATAGAACAGGGTGCCGCGCATTGGCTTGTCAGCAAACAGCGAGGCGAGAGCGGTGAAATTGTAAAGCGCCTTGTTCGATCGGTTCACCATGCCATCCGTCTGTACGCGCCCCAGCGAAAACACCGGTCCGCCGCCGATGTCCAGGGCAAGAAATTTGGGATGGTAAGATAGCTGTGCGACATCAGGAACGCTTCAAAGCGCAGCTCGGACTGCGACTGTCTTTGCCTAGGTGATGCGGGTCCCCCGAAGCTGGGCTCGCGTGTGGTGAATTCATCGGTATCGTAGCTGGTGGAAAAATAGCCATCGAAGCCGGTGAACCGGAATGACGTGATTTCCTGTGCGTGACACAGCGCTTGCGGCCCGCCAATCAGAATGACCGCCATGGCGAGCGTGTTTATCTTGAAACGCGTTCCAGACCGCAATGCGCGTGGGGAAACACAGGCCGACGCGTGTACCGGCGCCGCCAGGCTTGGCGGCAACGGCAAACATGCATGCTTCGTCGCGCGCCACACGGTCTAACGGGGCGCGGTATCGCGCGAGTAATCGGCGCCAGCCATGCGCCCGTAGCCGAACACGTCGATCTTGTTGGGAGCAACCTGGCTGGCAACGACGATGACGTACTCGATATTGAATTTTGGATCGGCGTAGCGTTTGAACAGTGCCACATTGTCGTAGTCGATCTTGATCCCCGCCGGCAGGCTGAGGCCTTCGCCCTTGTCAGGCTGTCCGAATGCCATCAGCAGGCGGCCATCGGCTTCAAAGGCCTGTATGTTCTGGAATGCCGCATCGCCCACATACATACGACCGGCGCGGTCGATGGCGATGCCCTTTGGCCGTGCGAACTTGCCGGGCGTGTCACCCACTTCACCGTAAACGCGCAATGATTTGCCGTCGGCGGTGAAGCGCTGCACGCGAAAATTACTGGTTTCCACGACAAAGACATCGCCGGTCGGGCCGATGGCGATATTGGTGGGGTGGAACAGTTCACCTTCCTTCGAGCCCGGTTTGCCGAACTTGAACAGCAATTTGCCGGTGTGCTTGTTCAATACCTGCACTTGGTGGTGAAGGATATCGACGACGTAAAGCCTGTCGCCGGCGATGGCCGTGTCGGTCGGCCGGAACTGGTCCTGCTCGCCATAGGCGCCCTTGTAACGATTTTCACGATCGTAAATGAGCACCTGGTTCTTGCCAGTGTCGGTGACATATTTGGTGCCGTCGGTATCGATGGTCACGTTGATCGGCAGCTTCATTTTTCCGCCGCCTGCCCCGGTGAACATGCTGAACTGTTGCTTGACGAGGTCGAAAATGGCGACACCGCCCGTCTTGCTGTCCACGGCATAAAGCCGGCCTTCGAAGAGTGCGACGCCGTAAATCTGCACCAGGCTCTGGCCTTTTTCCTCGCCGGCGACAAATTGCGCGAATTCACTGCGTTTGGCGGCGAAATCCCGCTCGCCGGTAAAGGTCACCAGATGCTGGAAACGCGGTGGATTGGGCGGAGGCGGGTAGAAAGTCACCGTTGGTCCTGCCGGCTTTTTCTCCTGCGGCGGCGCACTGGCGCAGCCCGCCAGCGCAGCGATGATCAAAATTGTGGCGAATGGCCAACACGGCAGTAGGCGACGCTGAGTCACGGTATCGAATCCTGTGAAAGTGTGGGAAACGGAAATGCCTGTTGCATCATTTGACTCCCGGGACGCCATCGAGGTGTCCGCAATGATTGTAAAGTAACTTCTTGAACGTTGGCTTGGATGTGCCTCGGCACGTAAATACCACCCGCAATCCATAAAAAAACTCTGTTGCATGATCCCCGATGGCAAGGGAGAATCGCCAACGAGGAAACCGGCAACAGAGTCATTACAGGACTGCTGTACTGCGGGTGCGCCGCAAACCTATGAACGCAACGCACTGTTCAACATTTGGACCCTTATCAACAAACTATTTGGCGTGGCAGGTTGTGCAAAGCGCGCTCGATGCCATCGAAACTTTGACAAGCTTTCCAGCCGCAGCCGTAAACGTGTTATGCACGTCGTGGCAGGATGCGCACTCCATTTTTCCACCGTACAACATGTTGCTGGCAATCGTGCCAACGCGGGTCTTGGTGCCGGACCCAATTGTCACCGCTGTCGTAATCGCATTCAGCGCGCCGTCGGCCGTCGCCAATGCGGCATCGTACGTGAAGCCGATCGGATGGTCGTTTGTGAGGTTGATGCCGAGATTATCCACGCCGGTGAGAAGCGTCGTTCCTGTTGTACCACCGAAACTATTCACCGCAACCGTGCCATCGTGGCAAGACAGGCAAAGTTTCGATGTCGATCCCGGCTGGGCAATCGTGGCGTTCGTGGTTGACGATGTGTATACGGTGTAAGTCGCGACCGAGTTCGCGTGGTTCCATAGCGGCGCATCCGCGATCACGGCCGTATTGTGCGGCGCGTGGCAGGCAACGCAAATTTGCCCGCCGGACCACGCCTGGCCAGCGAAATCATGCGCCGATCCGACGATGGTGCCGGCACTCGCTGCCAGTCCCGCCAGCGCCAGCGCGGCGCCCAACAAACTGCTTCCAATTACGCTTCTCATATTCATAGCCTTACTCCTTTTAAACCAGCTTGGTTAGAAATACAAAAACAGGTCCAAATTTTTATAGGCCAATTTCTCATTTTCTTTAGGCCTGACTTTTGACCCAGCGCAAACGATTTGAATATTTTGTGAAAAAGTTTTGCACACTGGTATTTGATCCATCGCAAAATGCCTGCTGGCTAGCTGGTCGAGCATTGCACTGTCGCTCTTTGATGCATCGCAAGCGATCCGCAATGGGTCACAACTGCGGTCATCAAGAAAATGAGTGCCAATTGATGATTGCACTCTGTGGAAAAGGTGAATTGCGTTTGTTGTCCCTCAAACTGCCTGACACGCGGAGAGGCATGCGCGACCAAGTGAATTCACCGGCGCGCGCACGAGGGGCGTCGCCGGTACAATGACCGGGATAGGGCGTCATGAAACACTGCATTTGACGTGCCAGAAGCAACGCGTGCAGGCGATTCATTGGTTGGCATAACAACAAGCAGAAAGGCAAGAAAAAAATGAGTGTTGAGGCAGACCAGGTCAGCTTCGATTTACCACCCCCTGCGCGCATTCCCGCGTATCTCGAGAAGACCTATTGGTGGGCCTACGTGCATCCCAAGGCGGTACGGTTTTTCGAGCGGCAATGGCTGGTGAATGCGATCCTGTGGGGCAATTTCTCCCGGTTGCGTGATGCCGCACTGGATGAACTTGGCCAGCACATTGAGGGACGCACCCTGCAGATTGCTTGCGTGTATGGCGATTTTTCGCCACGCGTGATGGGACGGCTCGCGCCAGGCGCTACGCTGGACGTGGTGGACGTGCTGCCAATCCAGCTCGACAACCTGCGCAAAAAACTCGCGCAAGACGCGCGCGTCACGCCGGTGTTGTGCGATTCCGCCGATCTCCGATTCGCCGATGCGACCTACGATCAGACCATCCTGTTTTTCCTGTTGCACGAGCAGCCCGAAGCAGTGCGCAGGCGGACGCTAAGCGAGGCGGTGCGGGTCACGCGGCCTGGCGGCAGGATTGTCATCGTCGACTATCACCTGCCGAAACGCTTTCATCCGCTGCGGTATCTGTTCCGGCCGGTGTTGCACGTGTTGGAGCCGTTCGCGCTTGATCTGTGGAATCACGATCTGACAACGTGGTTGCCGGAGACCATTCGCGCGGAGCAGATCCGGAAGGAAACCTCGTTTGGCGGGTTGTATCAGAAGGTGGTTATTACGGTTTGAGGCTCCATCGGGAACTTCAATTAACCTCATTTCCGTTCGCCCTGAGGTATCGAAGGGCGTTTCAGGCATTTTCGGCTTCGATACCTCACGAGCGGGGGGGTCCCCATCTCGTAGATCGCCATCTGGCGCCGCGTTTCATCCCCTGCGGCCGAGAATGACCCGCTTGCTATCCCGAAGTATCGACTACCAGCCGAGGCGAAGCAGGGCGTAGCCTGTCGCCAGCGTTCCGACCAGCGCGCCGCCATAGCAAATCAGTTTCGCGCCCAGGCCAGCGTGGATACCGATATCGTGCAGGGTGTGGAAAATCCGATGCACGCTGTGCCACAGGAACAGCGAGATGATCACGAACAGGAAGCCCTTGCCGGCCCAGTGTTGCGAGAACGCCAGCACATGCGAATAGCTCAACATGTCGCGCGACAAGAAAGTCCCTGACGGCGCGGCAATGCCGGTAATAAACACCAGAACGGCACCGATCAGCGCGGATACCATTCCACCCGCACCAAACAGGGCCCAGAAGATAGGAGCATTCGAGCGCTTCATGATGCCAACCTCGCGGCAATTGCAAAAACAATCAGGCTCGCGACAACCGTGACCGCCAGACCCGTGCGGGTGATGGTGGTTGCCTTCACGCGTTCGCCATTGACAAGCATCGGCGGCAGGGTGCGCGGCATGATGTGGAACCAGGTCCAGGTGTGGTACAGGAATCCGGCCAGCAGCACCACGTGAATCGCGATGGAAAGCGGACTCGTCAGGAACCCAAGCCATCGATTCCAGGCCGCTTCGCCCTGGCCCAGATAGATCAGGCTTGCGAGCAGAATAAGCGCGTAGGCGGCCACGAAAAATGCCGTGCCCTCATGCACCATATACTCGACAAAGAAGGGATTTTTACGCCACCAGCCGCCCATCGGCCTCAGGTAGGGTCGCCGTGCGCTCATTTTCCGGTCCCTTTCGGTGCGACAAAGCGCAGGAAATAGTCCTTGGCGCTGTCGGTCTTGTTGATGTTGACGGCGTTGGCCGGATCCACTTTCTTCGGACACACTTCGGAGCAGTAGCCGACTGCAGTGCAGTTGAATACACCTTCCTCGGCGTGGACCAGCGGCATGCGTTGTTCCTTGCCGCTGTCGCGCGAATCAAGGTTGTAACGATGCACCAGCGCCATCGCGCCGGGACCGATGAATTTCGAATTGAGGCCATATTGCGGGCAGGCCGCGTAGCACAGCAGGCAATTGATGCAGGAACTGAACTGCTCAAAAAGGTTCAGTTCCGCCGGCGTCTGCAGGTATTCGCCCTCGGTCAGTGCGCGTGGCTTTTCCGGGATGATGTAAGGCTTGATGCTTTCCAGCTTTTCGATGAAGTCATCCATGACGATGACGAGATCTCGCTCGATCGGAAAGTGCGCCAGCGCTTCCACACGCAGCTTGTTCGGGTAATAGTCGCGCAGGAATGTCTGGCAGCCCAGCTTCGGCACGCCGCCAATCATCATTCCGCAACTGCCGCATATCGCCATCCGGCATGACCAGCGAAACGACAGCGAGCCGTCCAGTTCATCCTTGATGTACTGCAGGCCTTGCAGCACCGACATGTCGTCGGTGAACGGCACGATGAACTCCTGAAGTACGGGCTCCTTGTCCGTCTCGGGCCGGTAGCGCAGGACTTCAATGGTGATCACTTTGGTGCTGGTATTCATACGCTCTTTCCTCCTGCTGCTGCCGCTTCGGCCTTTTCGGCTTTTTCGCCGGCCGCACCGTAGGCGCGAACCGCAGGCTGGGAATGGGTGATGTTCACCTTGCCGTAAGTAATGGCGGGCGTGTCCTCGCCCGCATACGTGGCAAGCGAGTGCTTGAGGTAATTGACGTCGTCACGCTCGGTATAGCCGTCCAGCCGCTGGTGTGCACCGCGCGATTCCTTGCGATGCATCGCCGAGACCGCCATGGCCTGCGCGACTTCGAGCTGGTAGCCGAGTTCAATCGCCAGCAGCCACTCGGTGTTAAAGACGCGAGACTTGTCTTCCACGTTCACATTCTTGAATCGCTCCCGCAACTCAGTGAGCTTGTGGCAGGTCCGCTGCATTTCATCACCCATGCGATAAATTCCGCAGCCGCGCTCCATGGTTTCCGCCATTTCGCGGCGCAACGTTGCGATGCGTTCCGTGCCCCTGCCTTTCGCTTCAGCCTTGTGCACGACGTTCATCGCGCGTTGCTGCGCGACGTCCGCCTGTTTGCAGCGTTGCCGTATTGCCGGGCGCGACGGATTTGGCGAATTTTGCCGCCTCTTCGCCGGCAACCTTGCCAAACACGCACAGCTCCGGCCAGCGAATGGATCCCCAACCGGTTGGCGCCGTGGATGCCTACGCTTGAGCACTCGCCGGCGGCGTACAAGCCGGGCAGGGGTGCCGCACAGTTTCCATCCACCGTAATGCCGCCCATCGTGTAGTGAACCGCAGGGCGAACCGGAATCGGTTCCTTGGCCGGATCGACGCCGAGGAATTCTTCGGCCAGTTCGTAAATTTGCGGCAAGCGCTCGCGCAGATATTTCTCGCCGAGGTGGCGTAAATCCAGATGCACCACCGAGCCGTGTATCCCTTCGATGGTGCGGCCTTTCTGTTGCTCGTACCAGAACGCCTGGCTCAGGCGATCACGCGGACCGAGTTCCATTGCCTTGTTGACCGGCTTGGGCTGCGCCGGGCCGAGGCCATAGTCTTGCAGGTACCGGTAGCCGTCCTTGTTGAGCAGAATCCGCCTTCACCGCGGCAGGCTTCGGTGAATAGCAATCCGGTGCCCGGCATGCAGGTGGGGTGGTATTGCACGAATTCCATGTCGCGTAACGGTACACCGTGGCGATACGCCAGCGCCATGCCGTCGCCGGTGACGATGCCACCGTTGGTATTCTCGCGAAACACCCGACCCGCGCCGCCGGTGGCGATGATGACCGATTTGGCTTCGACCAGGGTGAATTCACCGGTTGCGATGCCGATCGTCACGGCGCCTTGCACGCGACCTTCTTCGACCAACAGTTCAACGCAGAAATGCTCATCGAAACGCTTGATCGACGGATATTTAATCGAAGTCTGGAACAGGGTGTGCAGCATGTGAAAGCCGGTCTTGTCGGCGGCAAACCAGGTTCGCTCGATCTTCATGCCGCCGAAAGCACGCACATTGACGTGGCCGTCCGGGGTGCGGCTCCACGGGCAGCCCCAATGTTCCAGCTGCACCATTTCCTCGGCGCAATTCGCGACAAAATAATCGACCACGTCCTGTTCGCACAGCCAGTCGCCGCCCGCGACGGTATCGTGGAAAATGATGTTCCAGGGCTGTCATGCGCTTGCACCACGCCGGCTGAACCGCCTTCCGCCGCCACCGCGTGGCTGCGCATCAGAACGGAGATGAGTGCAATCTTCAAGTTCGGGTCGGATTCGGCAACCGCAATGGCCGCGCGCAACCCCGCTCCGCCCGCTCCGATAATTGCTACGTCCGCTTTGAATACTTCCACTAAGTCCCCCTTTTCTCGCAACTTGACATGCGGCTTGAGCCCAAGCCCCTGTTGATTTTGCAGGTTAGATCCATTTGCCACAC from the Betaproteobacteria bacterium genome contains:
- a CDS encoding cytochrome C yields the protein MNMRSVIGSSLLGAALALAGLAASAGTIVGSAHDFAGQAWSGGQICVACHAPHNTAVIADAPLWNHANSVATYTVYTSSTTNATIAQPGSTSKLCLSCHDGTVAVNSFGGTTGTTLLTGVDNLGINLTNDHPIGFTYDAALATADGALNAITTAVTIGSGTKTRVGTIASNMLYGGKMECASCHDVHNTFTAAAGKLVKVSMASSALCTTCHAK
- a CDS encoding class I SAM-dependent methyltransferase → MSVEADQVSFDLPPPARIPAYLEKTYWWAYVHPKAVRFFERQWLVNAILWGNFSRLRDAALDELGQHIEGRTLQIACVYGDFSPRVMGRLAPGATLDVVDVLPIQLDNLRKKLAQDARVTPVLCDSADLRFADATYDQTILFFLLHEQPEAVRRRTLSEAVRVTRPGGRIVIVDYHLPKRFHPLRYLFRPVLHVLEPFALDLWNHDLTTWLPETIRAEQIRKETSFGGLYQKVVITV
- the frdD gene encoding fumarate reductase subunit FrdD, with protein sequence MKRSNAPIFWALFGAGGMVSALIGAVLVFITGIAAPSGTFLSRDMLSYSHVLAFSQHWAGKGFLFVIISLFLWHSVHRIFHTLHDIGIHAGLGAKLICYGGALVGTLATGYALLRLGW
- a CDS encoding fumarate reductase subunit C, with the translated sequence MSARRPYLRPMGGWWRKNPFFVEYMVHEGTAFFVAAYALILLASLIYLGQGEAAWNRWLGFLTSPLSIAIHVVLLAGFLYHTWTWFHIMPRTLPPMLVNGERVKATTITRTGLAVTVVASLIVFAIAARLAS
- a CDS encoding succinate dehydrogenase/fumarate reductase iron-sulfur subunit, which codes for MNTSTKVITIEVLRYRPETDKEPVLQEFIVPFTDDMSVLQGLQYIKDELDGSLSFRWSCRMAICGSCGMMIGGVPKLGCQTFLRDYYPNKLRVEALAHFPIERDLVIVMDDFIEKLESIKPYIIPEKPRALTEGEYLQTPAELNLFEQFSSCINCLLCYAACPQYGLNSKFIGPGAMALVHRYNLDSRDSGKEQRMPLVHAEEGVFNCTAVGYCSEVCPKKVDPANAVNINKTDSAKDYFLRFVAPKGTGK